From the genome of Cytobacillus firmus, one region includes:
- the ggt gene encoding gamma-glutamyltransferase produces the protein MRRVLKASILMLLSILLVAGTMPLTGQAKKPKHDDGYGGYSQVDVGRDGMVASAHPLASKIGADVLKKGGNAIDAAVAVQFALNVVEPMMSGIGGGGFMMVYDGKTKETTIINSRERAPAGASPDMFLDENGKPIPFAERSTGGTAVGVPGTLKGLETALEKWGTRSMQQLIGPSIKLADKGFPIDSVLADAIADNQDKLDRTAAGKVFLPKGEPLEEGDRLVQKDLAKTLKMIRSGGTDAFYNGKIADALAGVVQEYGGSMTPEDLAKYEVTIDEPIWGDYQGYEIASMPPPSSGGVFLLQMLKILDDFNLSQYDLKSWEKYHLLAETMHLAYADRAVYAGDPEFVNVPVNGLLHPDYIKERQELISLDKVNKNPEAGDPWKYENSEANYEAAEQPNDRQYGETTHFSVTDRWGNVVSYTTTIEQVFGTGIMVPGYGLMLNNELTDFDAVPGGANEVQPNKRPLSSMTPTIVFEDGEPILTVGSPGGPTIITSVLQTILYAIEYDMELKAAVEEPRIYTNNLNSYRFEEGIPSEVINRLNGMGHNFGPSATTIGNVQSILIDRDKGIFKGVADSSRNGAAIGVDLKGKRK, from the coding sequence ATGAGAAGAGTTTTGAAAGCTAGTATTCTCATGCTTTTAAGTATCTTACTGGTTGCCGGAACCATGCCGTTGACCGGGCAGGCGAAAAAGCCGAAGCATGATGATGGCTATGGCGGATATAGCCAGGTTGATGTAGGCAGGGACGGAATGGTGGCTTCAGCTCATCCGCTTGCCTCAAAAATTGGGGCAGATGTTTTGAAAAAGGGCGGTAATGCCATCGATGCGGCTGTCGCGGTCCAGTTTGCCCTCAATGTAGTGGAACCGATGATGTCCGGAATTGGCGGCGGGGGCTTCATGATGGTCTATGATGGCAAAACGAAAGAAACCACCATCATTAACAGCCGCGAACGTGCCCCGGCCGGAGCCTCGCCGGATATGTTTCTGGATGAAAACGGGAAGCCGATTCCATTTGCTGAGCGTTCAACAGGCGGTACGGCTGTGGGTGTGCCCGGAACATTGAAAGGATTGGAAACAGCTCTTGAAAAATGGGGAACCCGTTCTATGCAGCAGCTGATCGGTCCTTCGATTAAGCTGGCAGATAAAGGCTTTCCGATTGATTCTGTATTAGCCGATGCGATTGCCGATAATCAGGACAAGCTTGACAGAACGGCTGCCGGCAAAGTGTTTTTGCCTAAGGGGGAACCTCTTGAAGAAGGGGACCGTCTAGTCCAGAAAGATCTTGCCAAAACGCTTAAAATGATTCGTTCTGGCGGAACTGACGCGTTTTATAACGGGAAAATAGCAGACGCTCTTGCAGGTGTGGTGCAGGAATACGGAGGATCAATGACACCGGAAGATCTGGCAAAGTATGAAGTAACCATTGACGAGCCTATTTGGGGGGATTACCAGGGGTATGAAATTGCCAGCATGCCGCCTCCAAGCTCTGGAGGAGTATTTTTGCTGCAGATGCTGAAAATTCTGGATGATTTCAATCTATCCCAATATGATTTGAAATCCTGGGAAAAATATCACCTGCTTGCTGAAACCATGCATCTTGCTTATGCAGACCGCGCAGTATATGCAGGGGATCCGGAGTTTGTAAATGTCCCGGTCAATGGGCTCCTTCACCCGGATTATATTAAGGAGCGCCAGGAACTGATCAGCCTGGATAAAGTCAACAAAAATCCTGAAGCGGGAGATCCTTGGAAATATGAGAACAGTGAAGCCAATTATGAAGCGGCTGAACAGCCGAATGACCGCCAATATGGTGAGACTACCCATTTCTCCGTAACGGACAGATGGGGAAATGTTGTATCTTATACGACAACCATTGAACAGGTATTCGGAACAGGAATCATGGTTCCAGGCTACGGGCTGATGCTGAATAATGAGCTAACAGATTTTGATGCCGTGCCAGGCGGGGCAAATGAAGTCCAGCCGAACAAGCGGCCTTTAAGCTCGATGACACCGACGATTGTCTTTGAAGATGGAGAGCCTATTCTGACAGTTGGTTCACCAGGCGGCCCAACGATTATTACATCAGTACTGCAGACAATCCTTTATGCCATTGAATATGACATGGAGCTAAAAGCAGCAGTTGAGGAACCGCGGATTTATACCAATAACCTGAATTCCTACCGCTTTGAAGAAGGCATTCCGTCAGAAGTTATTAACAGGCTAAACGGAATGGGGCATAATTTTGGTCCAAGTGCGACCACAATTGGAAACGTACAAAGTATTTTGATTGACCGTGATAAAGGTATTTTCAAAGGTGTAGCAGACTCCAGCCGTAATGGAGCTGCCATTGGCGTTGATTTGAAAGGGAAAAGAAAATAG
- a CDS encoding GNAT family N-acetyltransferase → MEIRLLRQDDGEMYKEIRLEGLKKNPEAFGSSYEEEASRPPEVYGERFMAENSFHYGAFENGKLIGVVSLVRDTGLKMKHRSNIYAMYVTEPARKNGVGKSLVSKAVEKARSWDGVEQIHLAVMSENTPAKKLYAYFGFEVYGKERHALKIDGNYYDEDLMALYF, encoded by the coding sequence ATGGAAATCAGACTGCTGCGCCAGGATGATGGTGAAATGTACAAAGAGATTAGGTTAGAAGGATTAAAAAAGAACCCGGAAGCTTTTGGTTCAAGCTATGAAGAGGAAGCCAGCCGGCCTCCTGAAGTGTATGGAGAAAGATTTATGGCAGAAAACTCTTTTCACTACGGCGCATTTGAAAACGGAAAGCTTATAGGTGTTGTCAGTTTAGTAAGAGATACAGGGTTAAAAATGAAGCACCGCTCGAATATATATGCAATGTACGTGACAGAGCCCGCCCGAAAGAATGGTGTCGGCAAGAGCCTTGTCAGCAAGGCTGTAGAAAAGGCACGATCCTGGGACGGGGTTGAACAAATCCACTTGGCCGTCATGTCTGAAAATACTCCTGCTAAAAAGCTCTATGCTTATTTCGGCTTTGAGGTTTACGGCAAGGAGAGGCATGCATTGAAGATAGATGGCAATTACTATGATGAAGACCTGATGGCATTGTATTTTTAA
- the cls gene encoding cardiolipin synthase, which produces MKKRRVESLFVFILIASVYTILFTDAGQPIKIGAALLYAAVIVISAISLMLENRSPNQTLLWMYVLVFFPVAGYLFYLFSGQLYLKGYLFKSKRSRDRDEWKRLMKREDTPDISFLQDSQHCFAKFANNVALTPLSTNSRAKILKNGEETFNEIKKKLREAEEFIHMEYYIFRSDRLGKEIINILIDKARQGVEVLFIFDAAGSMGITLEDLQSMEDAGIKVKPFSPLKYGFFNQKFNFRNHRKIVVIDGKVGFVGGLNVGVEYLGENEKIGFWRDTHMLLKGEAVYTLHTVFLLDWEYVSKEDVLEEYRDVKYPIDDDVLDGAVQVVASGPDTQQGIMSDLYYSMISCATRSIWIATPYFVPDESIRTALRVAAAKGVEVRILVPEINDSFLTQYASRSYFAELLRYGVEIYSYKKGFLHQKIIIVDGILASIGTANMDMRSFHLNFEVNVFLYGTSSIRDLVAHYEEDLEESVKLSPVQYYKRGLAERSKESFARLFSGVL; this is translated from the coding sequence ATGAAAAAAAGAAGAGTGGAATCTTTATTTGTATTTATCCTGATTGCATCTGTTTATACGATATTATTCACGGATGCCGGTCAGCCAATCAAAATCGGTGCTGCCCTTCTTTATGCAGCTGTTATAGTTATCAGCGCTATTTCCTTGATGCTCGAAAATCGCAGCCCTAATCAGACATTGCTTTGGATGTATGTGCTGGTATTTTTTCCGGTTGCCGGTTATTTGTTTTATTTGTTCTCCGGGCAGCTTTATTTGAAAGGCTATTTATTTAAAAGCAAAAGAAGCCGGGACAGGGATGAATGGAAAAGGCTGATGAAAAGGGAAGACACGCCTGATATATCATTTCTGCAGGACAGCCAGCACTGCTTTGCTAAATTCGCCAATAATGTGGCGTTGACCCCTCTGAGCACCAATTCAAGGGCGAAAATACTTAAAAATGGGGAAGAGACATTCAATGAAATCAAGAAAAAGCTGCGTGAAGCAGAAGAGTTTATCCATATGGAATATTATATTTTCCGGTCTGACAGGCTTGGCAAGGAAATCATCAATATCCTGATCGACAAAGCCAGGCAGGGAGTGGAAGTGCTGTTTATTTTTGATGCGGCAGGCAGCATGGGGATTACACTGGAGGATTTGCAGTCCATGGAGGATGCAGGGATTAAGGTAAAGCCATTTTCTCCGCTGAAGTACGGTTTTTTTAATCAGAAATTCAACTTCAGAAACCATCGCAAAATTGTTGTTATAGATGGAAAAGTCGGCTTTGTGGGCGGACTGAATGTGGGAGTTGAATATCTGGGAGAAAATGAAAAGATTGGATTCTGGCGTGATACGCATATGCTCCTTAAGGGGGAGGCAGTGTATACATTGCATACGGTTTTTCTCCTGGATTGGGAATATGTCAGCAAGGAAGATGTGCTGGAGGAATACCGGGATGTAAAGTATCCGATTGATGATGATGTGCTTGATGGTGCGGTGCAGGTGGTGGCCAGCGGTCCCGACACACAGCAGGGAATTATGAGTGATCTATATTATTCAATGATATCCTGTGCGACCAGATCCATTTGGATTGCCACACCCTATTTTGTCCCTGATGAATCGATTCGCACCGCATTGAGGGTGGCGGCGGCTAAAGGAGTGGAAGTGCGCATCCTTGTTCCGGAGATCAATGACAGTTTCCTGACGCAATACGCAAGCCGGTCCTACTTTGCGGAGCTTCTGCGATATGGCGTCGAAATTTATTCTTATAAAAAAGGCTTTCTCCATCAGAAGATTATTATCGTGGACGGAATCCTCGCTTCCATAGGAACGGCGAACATGGATATGCGCAGCTTCCACTTGAACTTTGAAGTAAATGTCTTTTTATACGGCACAAGCTCCATCCGCGATCTTGTCGCCCATTATGAAGAGGATCTGGAGGAAAGTGTGAAATTAAGTCCCGTCCAATATTATAAACGGGGATTGGCGGAAAGATCGAAGGAATCCTTCGCCCGGCTGTTTTCGGGGGTGTTGTGA
- a CDS encoding SCP2 sterol-binding domain-containing protein, protein MTVKNELYQLADKINADPIHIKDEKNRVFQVDLEESGPIQIFLKDGKVIVEEGAPHQSEVTLKLSEKNFSKLLKGDLNTTIAFMTGSLKVDGKMGLALKLQEIVNNYQ, encoded by the coding sequence ATGACGGTTAAAAATGAATTATATCAGCTGGCGGATAAAATAAACGCTGATCCCATACATATCAAAGATGAAAAAAATCGGGTATTTCAAGTGGACCTGGAGGAAAGCGGTCCTATTCAAATTTTCTTAAAGGATGGAAAAGTCATAGTGGAAGAGGGTGCTCCACACCAATCAGAAGTAACGCTGAAATTGTCAGAAAAAAACTTTTCTAAGCTATTAAAAGGCGATTTAAACACAACCATAGCATTTATGACAGGCAGTCTTAAGGTGGATGGGAAAATGGGCCTTGCCCTCAAATTACAGGAAATAGTGAATAACTATCAATGA